In a genomic window of Myotis daubentonii chromosome X, mMyoDau2.1, whole genome shotgun sequence:
- the LOC132223738 gene encoding T-cell leukemia/lymphoma protein 1A-like, whose amino-acid sequence MAELPSKEHLTSHPNFLRIRGPWLYEDENDRTWLHLFMDTGGVLQVLLRQEDVPIGHIAMTKSLLTSSIMPLMWTLHPEGQYEDHICRFWRIVDHFKEDGVEEMILELMDDS is encoded by the coding sequence ATGGCCGAGCTCCCATCGAAGGAGCACCTCACCTCGCACCCCAACTTCCTGAGGATCCGTGGGCCCTGGTTGTATGAGGACGAGAATGATCGCACGTGGCTGCATCTCTTCATGGATACAGGAGGTGTTCTGCAAGTACTGCTGCGCCAGGAAGACGTACCCATTGGGCATATTGCAATGACCAAAAGCCTGCTCACCTCGAGCATCATGCCTTTGATGTGGACACTCCACCCTGAAGGTCAGTACGAGGACCACATTTGCCGGTTCTGGCGCATTGTGGACCACTTCAAGGAGGATGGAgtggaggaaatgatccttgaaCTAATGGACGACTCGTAG
- the LOC132223742 gene encoding protein p13 MTCP-1-like gives MAELPLKVHLNSHPFSLRIHGHSVYVDEDQRTWLHLVINRRGILQVRLRQENIPSEDIGLITIPLTSSSMPCMWRLHPVGHYMDHKSRFWRIVHHVKQNGVEEMILELMADA, from the coding sequence ATGGCCGAGCTCCCGTTGAAGGTGCACCTCAACTCGCATCCCTTTAGCCTGAGGATCCATGGGCACTCGGTGTATGTGGACGAGGACCAGCGTACGTGGCTACATCTCGTCATAAACAGAAGAGGTATCCTGCAAGTACGGTTGCGCCAGGAAAACATCCCCAGTGAGGATATCGGACTAATCACCATCCCGCTGACCTCGAGCAGCATGCCTTGCATGTGGAGGCTCCACCCTGTAGGCCACTACATGGACCACAAGAGCAGGTTCTGGCGCATCGTGCACCACGTCAAGCAGAATGGCgtggaggaaatgatccttgagctgatgGCAGATGCATag
- the LOC132223739 gene encoding protein p13 MTCP-1-like yields MAELPLKVHLNSHPFSLRIHGHSVYKDETQHTWLHLGMETGCVLKVQLRQEVIPSEHITLITSPQISGTMPSMWSLQFGSWYLDSMGRFWRIVHHIKEDDIEEIILELMEDS; encoded by the coding sequence ATGGCTGAGCTCCCGTTGAAGGTGCACCTCAACTCACATCCCTTTAGCCTAAGGATCCATGGGCACTCGGTGTACAAGGACGAGACGCAGCACACGTGGCTGCATCTCGGCATGGAGACAGGATGTGTCCTGAAAGTACAGTTGCGCCAGGAAGTCATCCCCAGTGAGCATATCACACTCATCACCAGCCCCCAGATTTCGGGCACCATGCCTTCGATGTGGTCGCTCCAGTTTGGCAGCTGGTACCTGGACTCCATGGGCCGGTTCTGGCGCATCGTGCACCACATCAAGGAGGATGACATAGAGGAAATAATCCTTGAGCTGATGGAAGACTCATAG
- the LOC132223740 gene encoding protein p13 MTCP-1-like — protein sequence MAELPLKVHLTSHPMYLSNLGPLMYEDENQRMWMHFVMDTGGVLQVRLCQMKIPSGHNALTTSLLTSSTMPSMWMLHLDSQYLDSMGRFWRIVNHVKEDDMEEMILELMDD from the coding sequence ATGGCCGAGCTCCCCTTGAAGGTGCACCTCACCTCGCACCCCATGTACCTGAGTAACCTTGGGCCCTTGATGTATGAGGACGAGAACCAGCGCATGTGGATGCATTTTGTCATGGACACAGGAGGTGTCTTGCAAGTACGGTTGTGCCAGATGAAGATCCCCAGTGGTCATAACGCACTCACCACCAGCCTGCTGACCTCGAGCACCATGCCTTCGATGTGGATGCTGCACCTTGATAGCCAGTACCTGGACTCCATGGGCCGGTTTTGGCGCATCGTGAACCACGTCAAGGAGGATGacatggaggaaatgatccttgagctgatgGATGACTAG
- the LOC132223743 gene encoding T-cell leukemia/lymphoma protein 1A-like, with product MAELPAKVHLTSHPFRLKIRGPLVYEDENHRTWVHLVIKTIGVLQVRLRQENIAIENIGLNPITLTSSSMPWMWTLHPVGQYVDPMYRFWRILHHVKENGVEEMILELMKDA from the coding sequence ATGGCCGAGCTCCCTGCGAAGGTgcacctcacctcccacccctttcGCCTGAAGATCCGTGGGCCCTTGGTTTATGAGGACGAGAACCATCGTACGTGGGTGCATCTCGTCATAAAGACAATAGGTGTCCTGCAAGTACGGTTGCGCCAGGAAAACATTGCCATTGAGAATATCGGACTCAACCCCATCACGCTGACCTCGAGCAGTATGCCTTGGATGTGGACGCTCCACCCTGTAGGCCAGTACGTGGACCCCATGTACCGGTTCTGGCGCATCCTGCACCACGTCAAGGAGAATGGCgtggaggaaatgatccttgagctgatgAAAGACGCATag